The following are encoded together in the Patagioenas fasciata isolate bPatFas1 chromosome 7, bPatFas1.hap1, whole genome shotgun sequence genome:
- the G6PC2 gene encoding glucose-6-phosphatase 2 isoform X1 produces the protein MDLLHSNGVLIIQHLQRDYRAYQDLLNFMSHVGDPRNIFSIYFPLWFQLNQVVGTKMIWVAVIGDWFNLIFKWILFGHRPYWWVQETMIYPNQSSPCLEQFPITCETGPGSPSGHAMGSSCVWYVMITGALSYTVRWKDKSAVTLHRLTWSFLWSIFWIIQISVCISRVFIATHFPHQVILGVFAGILVAAAFERTPAIQTASLRTYIQTNLFLFIFALGFYLILKLLDIDLLWSVPKAKKWCANPDWINIDTTPFAGLVRNLGALFGLGLGINSEMFSTSCKGKNSCKMSFRILCIAASLAMLQLYNFVKIPTHTEYLFYILSFCKSAAMPLTVVALVPYCIHSLMRTTEKKVN, from the exons ATGGATCTCCTTCATAGCAATGGCGTGCTTATCATTCAGCATTTACAGAGGGACTACAGGGCTTACCAGGATTTGCTTAATTTTATGTCACATGTTGGAGATCCCCGGAATATATTCtcaatttattttcctctttggtttcAGCTTAACCAAGTGGTTGGTACTAAAATGATATGGGTGGCAGTCATTGGTGATTGGTTCAACCTCATATTCAAATG gATTTTATTTGGCCATCGCCCATACTGGTGGGTGCAAGAAACAATGATTTATCCCAATCAGTCAAGCCCATGCCTTGAACAGTTTCCTATAACATGTGAAACTGGACCAG GAAGCCCATCTGGACATGCCATGGGATCTTCCTGTGTCTGGTACGTAATGATCACAGGAGCACTTAGCTACACAGTGAGATGGAAAGATAAATCAGCAGTTACCCTTCACAG ACTGACATGGTCATTCCTCTGGAGTATTTTTTGGATTATCCAGATCAGTGTGTGCATCTCGAGAGTATTCATAGCAACACATTTCCCTCATCAAGTTATTCTTGGAGTATTTGCAG GCATTCTTGTGGCGGCAGCCTTTGAGCGTACCCCTGCTATTCAGACAGCGAGCTTGAGAACGTACATCCAAACAAActtgtttcttttcatctttgcCCTTGGCTTTTATCTCATCCTCAAGCTTCTTGATATTGACTTGCTATGGTCTGTTCCAAAGGCCAAGAAGTGGTGTGCCAACCCAGACTGGATAAACATTGACACAACTCCATTTGCTGGACTGGTGAGGAATTTAGGTGCACTCTTTGGCTTAGGTCTTGGAATTAATTCTGAAATGTTCAGCACAAGCTGCAAAGGTAAAAATAGCTGTAAGATGAGTTTCCGCATATTATGTATAGCTGCTTCTTTAGCTATGCTGCAGCTGTATAATTTTGTCAAGATACCTACTCATACTGAGTATTTGTTCTACATTCTCTCTTTTTGTAAGAGTGCAGCTATGCCTCTGACTGTAGTTGCCTTGGTTCCATACTGTATCCACTCATTAATGAGGACAACCGAAAAGAAAGTTAATTAG
- the SPC25 gene encoding kinetochore protein Spc25, translating to MANIKTEDEIITFEREMKEFWTKLKSVYGTEQINQTLTLRDSCKESIKALSEKWSKRLKEGDVMLDKIQDYNNEIRQQSQQISENQEHFREIKSEVNQKEEQKKDLTASIQEVKEELMKRKEIISSKNKANKERVERLCKSKVLFEERLGLEIRKIHNEQLQFIFRHIDHKDPDKPFMFTLSINEKGDYEVTSCAPPLDCIEEFQRKVRETNNFSAFIANIRKAFTALSYKQSA from the exons ATGGCCAATATAAAGACAGAAGATGAAATAATCACCtttgaaagagaaatgaaagagTTTTGGACCAAGTTAAAAAGTGTTTATGGCACTGAACAGATCAATCAGACGttaacactgagagattcatgcAAGGAGTCCATAAAAGCACTTTCAG AGAAATGGTCCAAGAGGCTGAAAGAAGGAGATGTGATGCTTGATAAAATTCAGGACTATAACAATG AGATTCGTCAGCAGAGCCAACAGATATCAGAAAATCAAGAGCATTTTAGAGAAATAAAATCTGAAGTAAAtcaaaaagaagagcaaaagaaGGATTTGACTGCCAGTATTCAAGAGGTTAAAGAAGAGTTGATGAAGAGAAAGGAAA TAATATCTTCTAAAAACAAAGCCAATAAGGAGAGAGTGGAACGACTATGCAAGTCTAAAGTATTGTTTGAAGAGCGGCTTGGACTGGAGATACGCAAAATTCACA ATGAACAGTTGCAGTTTATATTCAGACACATTGACCACAAAGACCCTGACAAGCCGTTCATGTTTACGCTTTCCATAAACGAAAAGGGAGATTATGAAG TGACTTCCTGTGCTCCTCCTCTGGACTGTATAGAAGAATTCCAGCGCAAAGTGAGAGAAACGAACAATTTTTCTGCGTTCATTGCCAACATCAGAAAAGCTTTCACTGCTTTATCTTATAAACAGTCTGCATAA
- the G6PC2 gene encoding glucose-6-phosphatase 2 isoform X2, protein MIWVAVIGDWFNLIFKWILFGHRPYWWVQETMIYPNQSSPCLEQFPITCETGPGSPSGHAMGSSCVWYVMITGALSYTVRWKDKSAVTLHRLTWSFLWSIFWIIQISVCISRVFIATHFPHQVILGVFAGILVAAAFERTPAIQTASLRTYIQTNLFLFIFALGFYLILKLLDIDLLWSVPKAKKWCANPDWINIDTTPFAGLVRNLGALFGLGLGINSEMFSTSCKGKNSCKMSFRILCIAASLAMLQLYNFVKIPTHTEYLFYILSFCKSAAMPLTVVALVPYCIHSLMRTTEKKVN, encoded by the exons ATGATATGGGTGGCAGTCATTGGTGATTGGTTCAACCTCATATTCAAATG gATTTTATTTGGCCATCGCCCATACTGGTGGGTGCAAGAAACAATGATTTATCCCAATCAGTCAAGCCCATGCCTTGAACAGTTTCCTATAACATGTGAAACTGGACCAG GAAGCCCATCTGGACATGCCATGGGATCTTCCTGTGTCTGGTACGTAATGATCACAGGAGCACTTAGCTACACAGTGAGATGGAAAGATAAATCAGCAGTTACCCTTCACAG ACTGACATGGTCATTCCTCTGGAGTATTTTTTGGATTATCCAGATCAGTGTGTGCATCTCGAGAGTATTCATAGCAACACATTTCCCTCATCAAGTTATTCTTGGAGTATTTGCAG GCATTCTTGTGGCGGCAGCCTTTGAGCGTACCCCTGCTATTCAGACAGCGAGCTTGAGAACGTACATCCAAACAAActtgtttcttttcatctttgcCCTTGGCTTTTATCTCATCCTCAAGCTTCTTGATATTGACTTGCTATGGTCTGTTCCAAAGGCCAAGAAGTGGTGTGCCAACCCAGACTGGATAAACATTGACACAACTCCATTTGCTGGACTGGTGAGGAATTTAGGTGCACTCTTTGGCTTAGGTCTTGGAATTAATTCTGAAATGTTCAGCACAAGCTGCAAAGGTAAAAATAGCTGTAAGATGAGTTTCCGCATATTATGTATAGCTGCTTCTTTAGCTATGCTGCAGCTGTATAATTTTGTCAAGATACCTACTCATACTGAGTATTTGTTCTACATTCTCTCTTTTTGTAAGAGTGCAGCTATGCCTCTGACTGTAGTTGCCTTGGTTCCATACTGTATCCACTCATTAATGAGGACAACCGAAAAGAAAGTTAATTAG